The following coding sequences lie in one Halomonas sp. 'Soap Lake #6' genomic window:
- the rlmB gene encoding 23S rRNA (guanosine(2251)-2'-O)-methyltransferase RlmB — translation MKSASSRRGSRPTVRTPDGLDQVYGVHALESLLERGETPRELWVQQGAGNRLKEVVASAQARGARIKEQPRDLLDQLTQGAAHQGVVAFCPPLTPEGEESLWLKLRAWQATTPPLLLVLDGVTDVHNFGACLRSADAAGAHGVIVAKDKAAPLNATVRKVACGAAEVVPVYQVTNLSRTLAKLKDAGVWITGTAGEAEVSIYDIDMTGPTALVMGAEGKGMRRLTREACDNLAKLPMAGQVSSLNVSVATGICLFEAVRQRQLAS, via the coding sequence ATGAAGTCGGCGTCGTCTCGACGAGGTTCGCGTCCTACTGTTCGTACTCCAGATGGGCTAGATCAAGTGTACGGTGTTCATGCGCTTGAGAGTTTGCTTGAGCGGGGCGAAACTCCCCGTGAACTGTGGGTGCAGCAAGGTGCAGGTAATCGTTTAAAAGAGGTGGTGGCTAGTGCCCAGGCACGTGGAGCGCGCATCAAAGAGCAGCCACGTGATCTGTTGGACCAGCTTACCCAAGGGGCTGCTCACCAAGGCGTGGTGGCTTTTTGCCCGCCGCTAACTCCAGAAGGGGAGGAGTCCTTGTGGTTAAAGCTACGTGCTTGGCAGGCGACTACTCCTCCGTTATTGCTGGTGTTGGATGGTGTGACCGATGTGCATAACTTTGGTGCTTGCCTACGCAGTGCAGATGCTGCGGGTGCGCATGGGGTTATTGTCGCCAAGGATAAAGCCGCCCCGCTGAATGCTACTGTGCGTAAAGTAGCCTGTGGGGCTGCTGAGGTGGTGCCTGTTTACCAAGTCACCAATCTCTCCCGCACCTTGGCTAAGTTAAAAGACGCCGGTGTGTGGATCACGGGTACGGCAGGAGAAGCCGAGGTTAGTATTTACGATATCGATATGACTGGCCCTACCGCGCTGGTGATGGGGGCGGAAGGTAAAGGCATGCGTCGCTTGACTCGTGAAGCATGCGACAACTTGGCCAAGTTGCCTATGGCGGGGCAAGTCTCCAGTCTGAACGTCTCGGTTGCCACCGGTATCTGTTTGTTTGAGGCTGTTCGGCAACGACAGCTTGCAAGTTAA